Genomic DNA from Oreochromis aureus strain Israel breed Guangdong linkage group 2, ZZ_aureus, whole genome shotgun sequence:
ATTCTCCTGTCACAGTGCTGCTTTTCATGCTTGGGAAGGCTGCGAGCATTCAGGCCGGTCCATTACATAACAAGTCTGGTGCGCCTCGATTATGCTCGCTCCTCATCTGTGCCTGCACCAATCTCTGAAAGAGCCGCTTCGATTTACTATTTTTAGCCCAGTTTCTACTCCTGACGATGCAGCAGATTTCCATTACTATTAGATTTTAAACCATTTGCAACATGCACAAGCATCTTAATAATTTCCCCTCCACacaacagaaagaagaagaaaaaaaaagctgcaaatgAGCAACAGCAGTATTCAACACACGTATCTGACTGATATCTATAATTACAGTATCATTAGGATTTCAGGTGTTTGCACAGGGATATAAGGAGTTCACACTCACCTGGAGCAGAAGCTTCACTCTCTCGATGGGAGCTACAGCTGTTTTAGAGATGGCAGCGGCGATACCACCAGCCAAGAAGTCCTTGGCAAAGGAAATAGCTTGTTCACTCATCTTCAGTTGCTATCAGCCGCCGTCCAGCTCCTCGGTTGGTGGGGTTGAAATGGCCGAAACCTATCTAGAAGTGAGGGGATTTAAGGAGGCTGTACGCGAGAAAAAACGTGAACTTCGATTCTTTTGTGCGATTGGCCGGCTCTGGGAGTAGTGGGCGGGGCCAAGCGATGACCTTCGATTCAGATTTGGAGCTTTCCCTTGTCACTCAGATAAATCGAGGCACGAGAtcagtcccacatgtgggaaagtTTCTGAATTACTTTGGcgactttttaaaacttgcaaAGTCGCGTCTGAACAGAAGTGACAGGCACCGTCACAGCGTTATATTATTACCATTCTTATTCAGATTAACCTGAAGGTCGTGTCAAATGTCATTCTGGGGCAGATGAGGCCTCACAGCTATGGTAGGTAAAGGTCATCCCAGCTGTTAATGTCCTTTGGCTGCCACTGAGTTGCCCACGTGAGCTGACGTGATACAATCACCTGACTGATTTCACTCCCAACCTGAGCACACAGACCTTTAAACCAAATAACAAATTGGCCTAAAGCAAATTACCACTACAAGCAAAAGAGGAGGTGGAAGAGTTGACCGGATCTTCAAGTAAAACCACCAAAgtgaaaatgcagaaacaaaCCAGTAAACGtattcagctttaaaaaaaattcttgttATTATCTTTTCATATAATAATGCGTCACATATTACAGAATCTGACAAGTAGCTTGTAGGAGTAAACAAAACGGTAAAGGGCATGTCAAGTTTAAACTAGCAGAAAATAGAAATACTACTGTAAAGTACAAGCACCTTAAATAAGGTCCATATCCATAGCAACTTTAaaccactgaaaacaggttaGACTGCTGACAGACAACTTAAGGGCAAAGTCACCGTAGAGGAATGTGGGTTTCAGCAAACAGGAGGTTAAATCAATGTTTTTACCTtcagaatgaaaaacaaatcatttaaacctcacaaacacttttctttctttccatgtTAGCGCAATACGTCATCAATAATGACACACTTGAActtaaaatgcattaaaaatttACATTCATTCATACATTAAAATTATAACCTGTCACATGGCGCTCACAGTTCACAAAATCCatgagcatttttttaaaaactattttatgtGAGCAGACTATGGCACTAATTCTAATGCAGCAAAGAgctcaaaataaatatttatcccAAAAGGCACATGTCAGGTAAAAAGCCATCGTAAAACATGGATGGgtaaacaactttttaaaatacttttaaataaaatgtaaaagtttgaGAGAGGTAGGCTCCTGGATGCCCTTGGATTTGCTGTTGTGTCATTTTTCagtctctcgctccctctctctctctcttttttttttataaaccagACATCTTTTCACGTAAAGCATCACCATCGATTTCTCAAAGACGAATCCCCTGAGccaaagttcctgtttttcaaGTGGCGCTTGACCTCCTCCAGCTCGTTCGGCCCGAGGCTCTGGTCGACCCCCGGTGTGAGCTTGTAGCTCAGGGGGGAGATAATGTAACCGTTGCGGTAAAGGCAGACCTGCTTGCACATCTCAAAGCAGGTGAAAAGAAGGCCAAAGTAGGGAACAATCTGTGGAAGAGTGACAAAAGACAACTGCATTTTAAAGTCACGCCAACACTTTATTATTTTGATCACAGATCAACAGAGAACTTGAACTTGGTATGCgctttattttcattaaaacgGTCACAAGTAAAAACAGTATTGAGCTATGAAGGGATCTGTAGCTTTAAGAGCGGAGCATGCTGTTCCACCTTGGTAGTGAAATTCCTGCTGTGAACTACGCACACTAAACATTACTTTCCATGCCCCGCCCCTTGTTCCTGCGTAAAACATGTACATGCTCTTATTTATATAACAGAAGATCAAACAGACCCGTACTTCGGCCATATAACAAGAAATTGCTACCAATGTATAAGTGAATCATACCTTTATTGTGTTGGCAGTAAGGCCGTTCCACAGTGAAAGGACGCCGTTGTGTTTAATCACCTGTATGAAACAGTCGATCATTCCAGTGAAATGGACGTCAACTCCTCCAAAGTGGGGAAGACGGGCGCTTTGTGCCTGTTAAAAAGAATGAAAGCCAAAATAGGAAATGGTGAATCAGAGTTTGAAGGTGCTTATTAACTCAGAACCGGGAAGGTCAGAGGACATAATGTGACTATGTGCTTGATTTAATTCAGCTGTCATTTATCAGTAAATGCAAAAGGACAGGACCAATCAGGTAAGTATAAAATATCTTGATATTGTAGGAGGGGCCACCAAAGTAGTGCCAAAGATTCAGAGAGTAACTATCAGAAGTAGACTATCGTGTTTCATGGATAAAGCATGAGACCAACAGGACTATTCAAACAGCTTCATCTGTAGAGGACACTTAAAGCTAGCCAAGCTAGCCAACAAGTTAAACTATACACGTCTTAAATCATTACCCTAAGCCTCAGCAAACATCATCCGCTGTTTTCCCCCATTCTCTGTGTTCTGTCCTGAATTAATGTTTAACTCTGAGCTTTTTAATGACAGACACTACAGCTGAATAGCTAAATGAAGCCATTATGCACGACTGTTCTTTAAAGTAAGTGACGTTGGTGCGATGCTTCAGTAGACTGGAAACACACGCCGGCTGTGTGATAGTTGCTGGCTATCTTTAGAGAACATATCTATAGCTTCTGCAGAGCTGGGACACATTCACATTCCCAGCTGCTGTTGAACCTTGTTCTGCTGAACCCATCTAATAATAGGCAGATAAAACCGGATGTAGAATCCTGTCCTTTGCCACACCATTGTTCCCAATGTGTCCTTTCCAGCGTATAGACACCGGTGCAGACCAACATAATCTGCTGTGATTACcatattttaaaacacatgCAGTAAAAATCTCTTCTCTTTATATTTAGGTAAATCACTACTAAAGCAATTCTGATGTTAACTTTCCATACTCAAAATCATTGAGTGGCTAAGGTCAGCCCATACTTAGGCAAACATCTACTGCCATCTTATGGACTAAATATGGTACTACAGCCAGCATGCAGGAGCATCTACACTGTAAACCTGTTGTGTTTACAATCATTTCCCAATTACTCAGTCAGCAGCTGAGGGACTTGAAGAAGAAAtatgaatttaattaaaaagaccAACACAGTATTTCCAGCATCACTATGCAGCTGTACACTCCTATTTAACACCTTAAAAAATATCTACCAAAGGTGTGTATTGTCTATCTTTATGTTTCTATTTTAAATACTTCCagcttgaaaaacaaaaaatagtcCTGTTTCAGTTCTCCAAACATACCCCACAAGCAGAAAAAGTGTTCTGTAAACTTACTTGCATTTTCCGCTTTACAGTTTCAAAAGGGTACGAGAGGGTTTGAGCCACTCCTGCTGCCAAACAGCCGTTTATTAAGTTCTGCAGGGGAGTGAAGCGAACAGGAGGCTCCTGCCACAGCTTGTCCAAGTTCATGTAAACTGCATAACATCCGACAGAAAAGGGAACTGCACCTGTAAGGACATGAAACTTAACGTAAAGGTGGAGTTTTGTGACGTGAGATTCATACGCAAAATCTTACACGATCTACTAAAAACGAATTAGTTTGTAGTAAAGTGTATACGAACCCAAGACAGTGAGGGAAAATCCCCTGTAGAGGGCGAGCAGCCCCTCGTTCTTGTAGATCTTTGACAAGGAGTGAGCCACGCTGATGTATGTGGGCTGCCTGCAGTTTTGAATGATCAGCCTGGTTTCTGCTACCTCCAGTGGGTACGTGGCCAGAGCAGCAACAACACCGGCCAGTCCACCAGCAAATATGGCTCTCCACTGAGAGATGAAGCCCAGTTCATCCATGTGAAGGTGGACTATCCTGCACACAGAGGAAAGAaataaatctatgaaaaataaaactcagaTGTCCCTGTAAGGCAGTTTGTCTTGCAGACGGTCCAACACAATACATACACATGGATACATagatacacatatataaatagatatatataaaaagacaAGACAAGAAGCCACTCTGTTTGTTTATGCATCGCGTTAGCATTTAATACACATGCAAATGACATTAAGTGTATTCAGAGCAGTCAGGCAAGCTCTGCtgctttgaaatattttttttggacactatttttatttcagagcACTTCTTGGAAGCCTCCAACACAGAAGCACGTGAATAACTGAatccacgtgtgtgtgtgtgtgtgtgtgtgtgtgtgtgtgtgtgggggggggggtcacagACATATAGGGAAAGGCCTGCTTTTCCTGGAACTGTGTGTACAGCATAGAACACCAGGTTGGCCACTCAGGACGTATTATTTACGCGTATAAGAAACAAAACGAAACGAAACAAAAACACGTCATCGGGAAACATAATGACTAATACAGATAGTAGGCAGTAGATTTGCTATTCTTTGCGGGATTACAGTTGTCTTGCCGGCTGCTTACTGCCTGTCTTTTGTCCTTAAGTTACCTAACCCTGAATCGGTATATCATGCCCTCATTTTTGCCTCACAGGCATTATTTCCTCTCacggggatttttttttttttttgttaaaccacAGGACTCGCAGACCCAAACCAAAGTTCATCCAACATGGATGATAAACGTATTAATGTGCTTGCTGTTTATATTGCTACGTATCAGAGCTGCAACATATAATAAGCCCTAACAAAGCGGAGCTGGGAAATTTGAGACATCTTCAAAGAACGAAACCCAAAATGTCAAATATTGTGGATGtagttttattaataatttgaGCAATTTGTCAAGcaaaaacaactattttctaCAGTTTAACCTAATAAATTTGAAGGATTCTTGAGTCTACTGCAAAAAGTGGGACGGCTTAAAGGTTTGACTGAATTTGAAGTGAAGTCAAAATTGGACATTTCGATCTATTAAACGCAATTTCGACAGTAAGtcgaaattttgagaaaataaacGTAAAGTTGGACTTAGTTCTACCATTTTCTACCAGTTTCGggaacatacatatatatatatattattttgagCCTCAGGGATACGATGGTTAATAACGGCACACTACCTGCGAGACAAAACCCGGGGAAGAGACAACCCTGCAACTTTAAAACTCGGCTGAGAAAATCCAGCCTTCTGATTGGCTTAAAATGGAGCGTGCGACTCACAtagagaaacaggaagtgcacctttAACTTCAGGGATAAAAGCAAACAGACCATTTAAATCaactattttttattcttttaggtCCTGATACATAAAGAATTAACTTGAATATTATTTTTTCTGTAACTTCAGCGTGTTTCATTCCGTTTTACActtcaaaacacaaacacaaagtcgACGTCACCTGACCCAAGTTGAATAACAAACTATTTAGGATAAATTTGGGTCAAACGATTACATAAAATGCTATGCAGTCGACACAGCGTGATGCAAACCATAAATATAAGTAACTTTACTCACTTTCTGTATGTTGCGAGGTGAACTGCGTTGTAGGGAAACAACCGGAGGCAAGAGGCGAGATTTCCTTTCCAAAATCCCCTAAGCCCCTCATTCTGGTAGATGATGAGAAAACTTTGCCAGAAACCCCTCTTGGAGTGAAAAGTGCCCACCTGACTTTTAATTTTGACCACCTCTAAAGGTGACGTGACAGTTTTGCTAAAAAACCCGGCGAAACCGACGCACACGAAGCTCTGAGACCTCGTCAGCCTGTCGTCCCTTTTCACTGTGGCCATTGCTGCCTGGCCTTAATGCTCCAAACCGCCTGGCTCCTCCGATGGTTGCAGTTTTCTAGGATTTGCTTATACAGGTTAAACATCTAAATATAGACGGCGAGGAGGTGTCTGTTACCCATCCCGACCGGCGGTGTAATGTGACAGTCACGTCACTTTGGTCGTTACCGTGGGTGAGCACTGAACAGCAGAGGGCGCGCTTCGACCTCAGATCAGTTATTACGTACAGATGATGCAATGCCGCAAATCAAAGTCCCTACAAGTGTGAGTCATGCCTGCCGATTATAGCCGAGTAGAAGCATAAAAGTGAAATTACACGTAGTCAAAGTATAGTCAAAAGTTCTTCAAAATCATTATTTGGTACAAGCACCTTTGTTCTTCAACACATCCTGAACTTTCTTTGGCTTCTTGAAGGATATTCAAAGTTCTTCcttgctgccttttgttctctgtcaagatgaccCCTCTCTGCTctaataatgttgaggtccacaTTCTGGGGAGGGCAATTCATGACCttctgtttttctatccaggtatgcttttactgagTTGGctatgtgtttgggatcatatTCATGCTGTttccaatcagatgctttctagATGACATTGCATGGTGACTCAAACTCCAATggtgcttttctgtgttcatatttACATCAGTTTTTACAAAATGCCCAACACCACCAACTTAAATGGAGCCCCGAACCATAACAGAGTGTCCACTGTGTTTAGGAGATGGCTGTAAACACTCACTGTTGGACCTCTCTCCTGGCCTTCTCCATACATGCTGACAATGATTTGAACAAAAACTTTCAAATTTGCACTTGTCACgccataagacctgttgccattgattttcagtccagttcttggaTACTTTGGCTTACCTCAGCCTTTACTCccagtttcccttccttaagaatggttTTCTGAGAGCcgcccttccactgagacctcTTCTTATGAAGCGTCAGATGATTTATTGATCATCTGAAAAGCCAGATGCATTTTTCCAATCCTTTGTCTATTTCCTAaggaaataatttaaaaagcagccaatgtctgAAGAAAAACGTTAAAAGACCTTAAGGAAGTCTGGAGAACTACTGCacaagaaaactttaaaattaaaagaaagtctGACTACTTGGAAGCAggatataaattattgaagggtggctcaagacctttgcacagtattgttctGTAAATTATTGTAATTACTGCAGCAGTAATTACAATATTAATCTAGACTTTTTCGTAGACTTTTTATCGCACCAtctgaaaaagataaaataaacaattcTGACTTAAAAAGTTCAACATTAGAAAATAAAGtcttatgttttttaaaaaaaaattaaaaactcaaACTGTGCTTAATGAAAAAATTATAACACTGGCTCAGTAAGCAGTAATGCTATTAAGCAACCTTAGCCAGGCTTTTATTTAAAGGCTTACATGCTTTGAATCTGAATAATTTATTAATCACGGGGGAGAAattgttaaaatgttctcactttaaatttaaacatgAAAGGTAGAAAAATAAGAAGTGTTGtatgttaaaataaatactcCAAAGCTGAACAAAGCTAAACAATCACATACAAGATAATGGGAAGTGAAAATAATCCAGGGGTAGGTCTGTATTCCCAATAACAATCATAGGGAGGAGTTGTAAAGATTGatggaatgatttcctgtgatCTTCTGAGGTGGAACGGTTCTTTGATAAACGTGCTCCTGTAATTATCGAGCATGTCATGCTTTGTGTGCAGGATTTTCCAATATTGTCTGTAGCTTGGACCGCTTCCTCCGCTTCAGGCTCCACACCCACACCCTTACATAGTCGCTTTTTTTACAAAACATTATAGTCACATGGCTCTGAAAAGTCACATGGCTACTACATGGCAGTCCAGCTCAGACCACACAATAAAACACTTTGTAAAGCACAAAGCACTTGTCAGCAACAGGACGCCAACCCTTGTCTTTTCTGTCAGTTTTTTGAGTTTCCTACTCAGCTAAAGGTCGATTTTGAGTTTTAAAAGATAATGCTTGATTTGAGAGACTTCGGACAGTTAAAGACTTCcaattttcttatttatttaatttcaggATCCTCTTTTGAGTTGTACTCTTCTCCAAACACGTGTTGACCAGAATTGTGCAACACATGGTTTGTTTAAAGTGAGCATACTCTTAATCTCAACCCTTTTTTTGGATCTGTTAACACGTGTCAATCAGGTAAATCCTTGatgtattttctttattataaCAACAATGTAAATCTGGTCTGATTTACTGTATAAATCAGCAAGGATTTAATGCTGCTGTCTTGTTTCAACgccatgtttgttttcttcttgtctCTGCCTGCCAGGAgcacctccctccctcccctgcCTGACATCCTCAGATGCATGCGAGGAGCCCACCTTCTGTCTGTGCCTGGGCCACTTGGCTCCTTTACAAAGGCTTTCTGGAATAACAGAGCCAACCGGAGGAAACGACAGCCTGATCACAAGAGGCTCACCTCTAGCTGCCTGCTGGGGTGGAAAAGGGtgtgtcggtgtgtgtgtgtgtgtgtgtgtgtgtgtgtgtgtgtgtgtgtgtgtgtgtgtgtgtgtgtgtgcgtgtgtgtgtgaatggtaaAGCAGCTTTCACTGCTGCACGAAACAATCAGGATGCAGTTGCAGTAATGATTATGAGCAGGATCCAACTAAACCTGCAAGTTTATATTTGCTATTCATGCAActgctctgctttttttttatttaagagGAGCTGGAGTGACTGTTACTCACATCTGTGCTTCAACTATAGAATATCAAAGTAGCCGAAAGAGCCCACTTTGAAAACGCTTTGATCACGCTGTTATACATGTTTGTCTTGAAATACACAAGATAATGAGGTATCTTTCTGTAAAGATAAGCGGTGTGATGACGGCTCTTGT
This window encodes:
- the slc25a43 gene encoding solute carrier family 25 member 43, whose translation is MATVKRDDRLTRSQSFVCVGFAGFFSKTVTSPLEVVKIKSQVGTFHSKRGFWQSFLIIYQNEGLRGFWKGNLASCLRLFPYNAVHLATYRKIVHLHMDELGFISQWRAIFAGGLAGVVAALATYPLEVAETRLIIQNCRQPTYISVAHSLSKIYKNEGLLALYRGFSLTVLGAVPFSVGCYAVYMNLDKLWQEPPVRFTPLQNLINGCLAAGVAQTLSYPFETVKRKMQAQSARLPHFGGVDVHFTGMIDCFIQVIKHNGVLSLWNGLTANTIKIVPYFGLLFTCFEMCKQVCLYRNGYIISPLSYKLTPGVDQSLGPNELEEVKRHLKNRNFGSGDSSLRNRW